One Salarias fasciatus chromosome 22, fSalaFa1.1, whole genome shotgun sequence DNA segment encodes these proteins:
- the hivep1 gene encoding zinc finger protein 40 isoform X1 — MPRTKQNNPKNLKDKIEEAQKELKDPKGSQKGISESSRRNADNIKGLKRKKVVAENQLKKIPKSPVKKPLQLKTPGRPSKEPPPSCSSSSNSPSRHPPGGASEQQHGEAAPAAPEKDPFPPEAERLKQEDSSPRPSPSVQPSDAERGSSAPSEAAEPKERRSEGDPYHSSAPLDVLLKAMEPDFSTLAERRSSSLATSAAQPAVALQPQPGGEVTAMPAVNVSLQAQPPHMQTYYIDKQGNFIGIAAPLQDAAQASPQGAVPLAAPHFVPLASNPEKPSVHMNFNAGPSAITHAPVPSGSNTLPQSQPPVVHTCQSLSASVPSTVQVPVTPGTNQVQMTTVMNFGAEQLSKDQKPKKPGKYVCEYCNRACAKPSVLLKHIRSHTGERPYPCVTCGFSFKTKSNLYKHKKSHAHAIKLGLIARSESGGGSLSQESDKNLGTHSEGEDSGESDEDGSTADLDPDSSQSSVAALSESSLQSAGTAQAGHMEADLSGVFDSVKPPSGQKAHEPKVTAALPKVVVYPVNVSPLRADSPRVTGAAPEQAAAQRQREFQTANLRSSMTVLSSLKEVDGTHPSLDTVSEDEDHHCKSPLLSGHAQLQRQQATDFSQQQQPKCLLSPRSLGSTDSGYFSRSESADQAMSPPSPFVKITPPVDVEVVKNALPSIPPVVATVMHVATDQRSRATEGRMRPPLEASARSLEERISKLISDNEAVVDNKQLDSVKPRRTSLSRKGSIDSPKSYIFKDSFQFDLKPMGRRSSSSSDIPKSPFTPTDKSKPVLLLSVPPQYPPMDCLPITRSNSMPTTPGHSALPLNVAPLPYRICQSFDEKISSLNDDVFSSAPSTPNPAIHSRTLVRQAAVEDFSSGEGHSLPTVRSMDEGYHGPSSSAELMQRSRSFEHGQDRNRKPQQNKGTMYECETCRNRYRKLENFETHKKFYCSELHGPKNKPMPTKETDQDVFHVNVQQTFVARSTPGSTVHDHQTSIRKRRKKKSVGDEDDQSPTDIIPPCSVSFDLPAGLPNRTFSQHALLVDVQPKNNQSKLPQIQLAVARGINASDSRLSPIRETQISTSNKGELQRQGSGTSVIRHTNSLSRPNSFETESLDRVSPVDNIEKDSLNKPKTDVPAVSADNYLETRSKPKTADYGPPRKEQGSDSTVAVVGANCTPVHQSRLVRQNNIQVPEILVTEDSDREHETQTSEVADKPADQFNWPQRSESLSKLPAEKLPPKKKRIRLAQMDHSSGESSFESSLSRSLSRDSSLSRCSSISASFERDEPSRSESPSRAECVNSVPESQCQPAAFNTLGVPGMMRRAASEQITCTQPSVEISCEYRSKSFDCGNVSPSRSLSPVGQPKSGQPLQGPQVPLIERRRGPLVRQMSLKIGPESQQPVRKAVVPLDKPLSTNVSLFPQNRSQQIHIANRRTVAQPFVLHTGEQPLQKNEQMVQSINLGSPTQQPQVHGLPHPWHQTSRVQICQKIQQPLSQILVCRDNVQNKPTDSEEKKCFVPKYQLQCPALRASQTFSFSSTQGTQIALPVLTIPIANTILSVSKSSEVIQNVYVAQPTQQASDVKTQTVVLSGDQQRDPFDRTQASPTPLPQILITHEQMQPASSMSNKNSLPSSQSIESDTHAVQPAKKDLTQTGSTNNHPSEQASFLGSLHCTQKLASVTLCPQQEPTASSKRMLSPANSLDIYMEKHQKRAKDEHGVACLTDGRSVNYLNSKISEVTRQRKLMLVRQVCTTEPADSPIETEAPPLPDVKSDGEKDSEATDDVKPMSPDAVGLNKDTTTVIHEEPVSVLNTAPGSHGSSLPANNTLKPQEKAEEQRWTPSKSPIRPSSFHGGQVKLTTSVSVVNTKDSHRLSFPSLKTATTFTWCFLMKRKPLHSPQTDLKTSAYSTWTVSPNNPNPLGLPTKVVMSLFDSKQSSKKIHYTSAIKTGGKADILSYSGKLKDVMARLPITQKSAPVEKPSKTPAENLASNDSDKDVASATEPRRVKIFDGGYKSNEDYVYVRGRGRGKYICEECGIRCKKPSMLRKHIRTHSDVRPYHCVHCNFSFKTKGNLTKHMKSKAHSKKCLEMGVPEGLIEDQDAEDSGDRSHVSSADRQDSDGDDSDGPDDEENDEEEEEDSQAESGLSTNPSVSASPQHAPCREAEVPPSALLAQMSLSPSQAPPPEPLASFSESVPMMSPVSLSKQISISASFPASPPPAAATSDSCASDTESVHMMSPVSPCRQMSIDYPDFDVPPSPPAPSKGSKPGQDSSGPAVSAESGVPVDRGTQTASFPPVAPLFPPPGGLQTPGPGPGAPTHLFSHLPLHSQQPPRSSYGMVPVGGIQLVPAGLAAYSTFVPIQAGPVQLTIPAVSVIHRNGGPLPAPGAPAAADGPRGQPAPGGVLPCFPLGPVTPAVQPVGLEALGLVGLAGAGLAPTQLLNATLGLQVLAANPPAQSGAGPAAAHVPGLQIVNIALPAIIPSLSPLSALSPLPGSPEPAPPGPPGATGPPEPGPAGSTGAEPAPTAETERRDRTPPPPPRPSPDPQRRADSPSRPAAGGAGGAREPAPPPRTARAPAASGWHKAEDEDNEASSDDEDRLVIAT; from the exons ATAAAATCGAGGAGGcgcagaaggagctgaaagaCCCTAAAGGCTCCCAGAAAG GGATTTCTGAGAGCAGCCGGAGAAATGCGGACAACATAAAAGGcctgaagaggaaaaaggtTGTCGCGGAGAATCAGCTAAAGAAGATCCCCAAATCTCCGGTGAAGAAGccgctgcagctgaaaacaccGGGACGGCCGTCCAAGGAACCGCCGCCGtcctgctcctcgtcctccaaCAGTCCCTCTCGCCATCCCCCCGGTGGGGCGAGCGAGCAGCAGCATGGAGAGGCAGCTCCGGCAGCTCCTGAGAAGGACCCCTTCCCCCCTGAAGCTGAGAGGCTGAAGCAGGAGGACTCGTCTCCTCGTCCGTCCCCGTCCGTCCAACCCTCCGATGCTGAGCGGGGCTCGTCGGCTCCTTCTGAAGCAGCCGAGCCCAAAGAGAGGCGCTCGGAGGGGGACCCCTACCACAGCAGCGCTCCGCTGGATGTTCTCCTCAAGGCCATGGAGCCTGACTTCAGCACCCTGGCCGAGAGGAGGAGCTCCTCGCTGGCCACGAGCGCCGCTCAGCCGGCCGTCGCCCTGCAGCCTCAGCCCGGCGGGGAAGTGACGGCGATGCCGGCCGTCAACGTCAGCCTGCAGGCCCAGCCCCCCCACATGCAGACCTACTACATCGACAAGCAAGGCAACTTCATTGGCATCGCGGCGCCGCTGCAGGACGCCGCGCAGGCGTCCCCGCAGGGGGCCGTTCCGCTCGCCGCGCCGCACTTCGTGCCCCTCGCTTCCAATCCAGAAAAGCCGAGCGTACACATGAACTTTAACGCCGGACCCTCCGCGATCACGCACGCACCCGTTCCCTCAGGCTCCAACACGCTGCCGCAAAGCCAACCGCCGGTCGTGCACACGTGCCAGTCCCTCTCGGCCAGCGTTCCCAGCACAGTCCAGGTCCCGGTCACACCGGGAACCAATCAGGTTCAGATGACCACCGTGATGAACTTTGGTGCTGAGCAACTCTCCAAGGACCAAAAGCCTAAGAAGCCAGGAAAGTACGTTTGTGAATACTGCAACCGAGCATGTGCAAAACCCAGCGTgctgctgaaacacatcaggtcTCACACAGGAGAAAGACCATATCCCTGCGTTACTTGTGGTTTCTCATTTAAAACCAAGAGTAACTTATACAAGCACAAGAAGTCCCACGCTCACGCTATAAAACTGGGGCTCATCGCACGCTCTGAATCTGGAGGCGGATCGCTGTCTCAAGAATCTGACAAAAACCTGGGAACACACTCCGAAGGCGAAGACAGCGGAGAGAGCGACGAGGATGGGAGCACTGCGGACCTGGACCCCGACTCATCTCAGAGCAGCGTGGCGGCTTTGTCTGAAAGTAGTTTACAGAGCGCAGGTACGGCCCAGGCGGGCCACATGGAGGCAGACCTATCGGGTGTGTTTGACTCGGTCAAACCGCCTTCGGGTCAGAAAGCTCATGAGCCTAAAGTGACGGCTGCCCTTCCAAAGGTCGTCGTGTATCCAGTCAACGTCTCCCCTCTCAGGGCGGATAGCCCGAGAGTTACCGGAGCTGCACCCGAACAAGCCGCCGCGCAACGGCAGAGAGAGTTCCAGACGGCGAACCTGAGGTCCAGCATGACGGTCCTGTCGTCTCTGAAGGAGGTGGACGGCACACACCCCTCCCTGGACACTGTGAGCGAGGATGAGGACCACCACTGCAAGTCTCCTCTGTTGAGCGGACACGCTCAGCTTCAGCGGCAGCAGGCGACGGActtctctcagcagcagcagcccaaaTGTCTGCTCAGTCCTCGCAGTTTGGGAAGCACAGACTCTGGCTACTTCTCACGGTCCGAAAGTGCCGATCAGGCCATGAGTCCACCGAGCCCCTTTGTCAAGATAACTCCGCCAGTAGACGTCGAAGTTGTGAAGAATGCTCTTCCCAGCATCCCTCCGGTGGTCGCCACAGTCATGCATGTTGCCACCGATCAACGGTCACGGGCCACAGAGGGACGGATGCGTCCGCCGCTAGAAGCCAGTGCGCGATCGCTGGAAGAACGAATTTCAAAACTGATATCTGATAACGAGGCGGTCGTGGACAACAAGCAGTTGGACAGTGTGAAGCCCAGGAGAACGTCTCTCTCAAGGAAAGGTAGCATAGATTCCCCAAAATCCTACATTTTTAAAGACTCTTTTCAGTTTGACCTGAAGCCAATGGGGAGAAGGTCCAGCTCCAGTTCAGATATCCCCAAGTCCCCTTTCACTCCCACAGATAAATCAAAGCCAGTGTTACTTCTCTCTGTACCCCCTCAATACCCACCCATGGATTGTTTGCCAATAACCCGGAGTAATTCTATGCCTACGACACCGGGGCACTCAGCTCTTCCACTTAATGTTGCCCCCCTCCCGTACCGAATTTGTCAGTCGTTTGATGAAAAAATCAGTTCATTGAACGACGACGTGTTTTCCTCAGCCCCATCAACGCCAAACCCTGCGATTCATTCACGAACTTTAGTCAGACAAGCAGCAGTGGAGGACTTTTCCTCTGGTGAGGGGCACAGCCTCCCGACAGTTCGCTCCATGGATGAAGGTTACCACGGTCCAAGCAGCTCAGCAGAACTGATGCAGAGAAGCAGATCCTTCGAGCACGGTcaggacagaaacaggaagcccCAGCAGAACAAAGGCACAATGTACGAATGTGAAACCTGCCGCAACCGGTACAGAAAGTTAGAGAATTTTGAAACACACAAGAAGTTTTATTGCTCTGAGCTTCACGGTCCCAAAAACAAGCCCATGCCCACTAAAGAGACAGATCAAGATGTTTTTCATGTCAATGTACAGCAGACGTTTGTTGCGAGATCGACCCCAGGTTCGACCGTTCACGACCATCAGACGTCAAtcaggaagagaaggaaaaagaaaagtgttggTGATGAGGACGATCAATCTCCAACTGACATCATTCCACCTTGTTCTGTTAGTTTTGATCTACCAGCAGGTCTGCCAAATAGGACGTTTTCCCAGCACGCTCTGCTAGTGGATGTACAGCCCAAAAACAACCAGTCAAAGCTACCTCAAATTCAGCTTGCAGTAGCAAGAGGTATTAATGCTTCAGATTCCAGACTGTCGCCAATACGAGAGACCCAGATCAGCACCTCAAATAAAGGAGAGTTGCAACGGCAAGGCAGCGGTACGTCCGTCATCAGACACACAAACTCTCTTAGCAGACCAAATTCCTTTGAAACCGAGTCTCTGGACAGGGTCTCTCCTGTTGACAACATTGAGAAGGATTCCCTGAACAAACCCAAAACAGATGTTCCAGCAGTCTCAGCTGACAACTATCTGGAAACAAGATCCAAGCCCAAGACTGCCGACTATGGGCCGCCAAGGAAGGAGCAGGGCAGTGACAGTACAGTGGCAGTGGTCGGTGCAAACTGCACTCCCGTTCATCAGTCTCGTCTCGTCCGTCAGAACAACATCCAAGTTCCTGAGATTTTGGTGACGGAGGATTCTGACAGAGAGCACGAAACACAAACTTCAGAGGTCGCAGACAAGCCTGCCGATCAGTTCAACTGGCCTCAGAGGAGCGAAAGTTTGTCCAAGTTACCAGCAGAGAAGCTGCCCCCTAAAAAGAAGAGAATCCGCCTGGCTCAAATGGACCACTCTTCAGGAGAATCCAGCTTTGAGTCCAGCCTCTCGCGAAGCCTCAGTAGGGATAGTAGCCTGTCTCGCTGTTCCAGCATCTCGGCCTCCTTTGAAAGAGACGAACCATCCCGGTCGGAAAGTCCCTCTAGAGCGGAATGTGTTAACAGCGTTCCCGAGTCTCAGTGTCAGCCAGCAGCCTTTAACACCCTCGGCGTGCCTGGCATGATGAGACGTGCCGCATCTGAACAGATCACTTGCACCCAACCCTCGGTCGAGATTTCGTGCGAGTATCGCAGCAAGTCCTTCGACTGTGGCAATGTGTCACCCAGCCGATCTCTGTCACCTGTTGGTCAGCCAAAAAGTGGACAACCCCTCCAAGGTCCTCAGGTGCCACTAATTGAAAGGAGACGGGGGCCTTTGGTTCGACAGATGTCTTTGAAGATTGGCCCAGAGAGTCAGCAGCCTGTCCGGAAAGCTGTGGTACCTCTAGACAAACCTCTGAGCACAAACGTGAGCTTGTTTCCTCAGAACAGATCTCAGCAGATTCACATTGCCAACAGACGTACCGTCGCTCAGCCTTTCGTCCTGCACACTGGAGAGCAACCATTGCAAAAGAACGAACAAATGGTACAAAGCATTAATTTGGGTAGCCCAACTCAACAACCTCAGGTTCATGGCCTTCCACACCCTTGGCATCAGACATCAAGGGTTCAAATCTGCCAAAAGATTCAACAACCGCTCAGTCAGATCTTAGTTTGTCGCGATAATGTCCAAAACAAACCAACTGATTCTGAAGAGAAGAAATGTTTTGTGCCCAAATACCAACTGCAGTGTCCCGCTCTGAGAGCTAGCCAAACATTTTCCTTCTCCAGCACACAGGGGACTCAGATCGCCTTGCCAGTTTTAACAATACCTATTGCCAATACGATTTTGAGCGTGTCAAAATCATCAGAGGTAATCCAGAATGTGTACGTTGCTCAGCCCACTCAACAGGCCTCGGACGTTAAGACACAGACTGTTGTTTTGTCTGGTGACCAGCAAAGGGACCCATTTGATCGGACCCAAGCAAGTCCAACGCCACTGCCACAAATCCTGATAACTCACGAGCAGATGCAGCCTGCGTCCTCTATGTCCAACAAAAACAGCCTGCCATCCAGTCAGAGTATCGAAAGCGACACACACGCCGTGCAACCCGCCAAGAAGGACTTGACTCAGACTGGAAGCACTAATAATCACCCCTCAGAACAAGCGTCTTTTCTCGGGTCTTTACACTGCACACAAAAACTGGCCTCAGTGACGCTGTGTCCACAGCAGGAGCCCACTGCTTCCAGTAAGCGGATGTTGTCTCCTGCCAACAGTTTGGACATTTACATGGAGAAGCACCAGAAAAGAGCCAAGGATGAGCACGGCGTGGCCTGCCTGACCGACGGCCGCTCCGTCAACTATCTGAACTCAAAGATATCCGAGGTGACCAGACAACGGAAGCTGATGCTTGTGAGGCAGGTCTGCACGACCGAGCCGGCGGACAGTCCAATAGAAACTGAGGCCCCACCTCTGCCCGATGTCAAATCTGATGGCGAGAAGGACTCTGAGGCCACAGATGACGTTAAACCCATGTCACCTGATGCTGTTGGGCTGAACAAAGACACGACCACGGTCATCCATGAGGAGCCGGTCTCTGTCCTCAATACTGCGCCCGGAAGCCACGGCTCATCGCTGCCAGCCAACAACACTCTGAAGCCTCAGGAGAAAGCTGAGGAGCAGAGGTGGACCCCATCCAAATCCCCAATCCGACCCTCCAGTTTCCATGGTGGCCAGGTGAAGCTGACCACGTCTGTGTCTGTGGTGAACACCAAAGACAGCCACCGCCTGTCCTTCCCCAGCCTGAAGACCGCCACCACTTTCACATGGTGCttcctgatgaagaggaagccTCTTCATTCTCCACAGACTGACCTGAAGACGTCTGCGTACAGTACCTGGACGGTCAGCCCCAACAACCCGAACCCGCTGGGACTGCCCACCAAAGTGGTCATGTCTCTGTTTGACTCCAAACAGAGCTCCAAGAAGATCCACTACACCTCAGCCATAAAGACCGGGGGGAAAGCCGACATCTTGTCCTACTCGGGCAAGCTGAAAGATGTGATGGCCAGG CTGCCAATTACCCAGAAGTCTGCACCAGTGGAAAAACCCAGTAAAACACCAGCAGAAAATCTAGCGAGCAACGACTCGGACAAGGACGTGGCTTCTGCCACGGAACCGAGGAGGGTGAAGATATTTGATGGCGG GTACAAGTCCAACGAGGACTACGTGTACGTGCGCGGGCGTGGACGGGGTAAATACATCTGCGAGGAGTGTGGCATCCGCTGCAAGAAGCCCAGCATGCTGCGCAAACACATCCGCACGCACTCCGACGTCCGGCCGTACCACTGCGTCCACTGCAACTTCTCCTTCAAGaccaaag GGAACCTGACCAAGCACATGAAGTCCAAGGCCCACAGCAAGAAGTGCCTGGAGATGGGAGTGCCCGAGGGTCTGATCGAGGACCAGGACGCCGAGGACTCGG GAGATCGCAGTCATGTGAGCAGCGCCGACCGTcaggactcggacggggacgaCTCGGACGGTCCCGACGACGAGGAGaacgacgaggaggaggaagaggacagcCAGGCGGAGTCCGGACTGTCCACCAACCCGTCGGTGTCGGCCAGTCCGCAGCACGCCCCCTGCCGGGAGGCCGAGGTCCCGCCCAGCGCCCTGCTGGCCCAGatgtccctgtccccgtcccaggccccgccccccgaaCCCCTCGCCTCCTTCTCCGAGTCCGTCCCCATGATGAGCCCCGTCTCCCTCAGCAAGCAGATCTCCATCTCGGCGTCCTTccccgcctcccctccccccgccgccgccacgtccGACTCGTGCGCCTCGGACACGGAGTCCGTCCACATGATGAGCCCGGTGTCTCCGTGCCGGCAGATGTCCATCGATTACCCCGACTTCGACGTCCCCCCTAGCCCCCCCGCGCCGAGCAAGGGCTCCAAGCCGGGCCAG GACTCGTCTGGACCTGCAGTGAGCGCCGAGTCCGGCGTTCCGGTGGACCGCGGCACCCAGACGGCCTCCTTCCCTCCGGTGGCCCCCCTGTTCCCCCCGCCGGGCGGCCTCCAGACGCCGGGTCCGGGTCCCGGGGCCCCCACCCACCTGTTCAGCCACCTGCCGCTGCActcgcagcagccgccgcgctcgtCGTACGGCATGGTGCCGGTGGGCGGCATCCAGCTGGTCCCGGCCGGCCTGGCCGCCTACTCCACCTTCGTGCCGATCCAGGCGGGCCCGGTGCAGCTCACCATCCCGGCGGTGAGCGTCATTCACCGGAACGGCGGCCCGCTGCCGGCGCCCGgcgcgccggcggcggcggacggccCGCGGGGCCAGCCGGCTCCGGGCGGCGTGCTGCCCTGCTTCCCGCTGGGCCCGGTGACCCCGGCCGTCCAGCCGGTGGGCCTGGAGGCCCTGGGCCTGGTGGGGCTGGCCGGCGCCGGCCTGGCCCCCACGCAGCTGCTCAACGCCACGCTGGGCCTGCAGGTCCTCGCCGCCAACCCGCCGGCCCAGAGCGGCgccgggccggcggcggcgcacGTCCCGGGCCTGCAGATCGTCAACATCGCCCTGCCCGCCATCATCCCCTCGCTCAGCCCGCTGTCCGCCCTCAGTCCGCTGCCCGGCAGCCCCGAGCCGGcccccccggggccccccgGCGCCACCGGCCCCCCCGAGCCCGGCCCGGCAGGTAGCACCGGAGCCGAGCCGGCTCCGACCGCCGAGACGGAGCGCAGAGACAGaacccccccgccgccgccgcggccgtCCCCGGACCCTCAGCGCCGGGCGGACAGTCCCAGCCGGCCGgcggccgggggggccgggggggccagGGAGCCGGCGCCGCCCCCCAGAACCGCCAGAGCCCCAGCAGCGTCCGGCTGGCacaaggcggaggacgaggacAACGAGGCGTCCAGTGACGACGAAGACAGACTGGTCATCGCCACCTga